One genomic window of Augochlora pura isolate Apur16 chromosome 5, APUR_v2.2.1, whole genome shotgun sequence includes the following:
- the Suv3 gene encoding suv3 RNA helicase isoform X2 yields the protein MITLKQLVIDQLKRRSNFLMSSLLRQLDPAVTGFPSIRQKSKKNDLNVTSLFQPVRIKTDPSNTNVGAELTGKLNKTDIIITMSSFANKKSIRDLAAAHGLDKDFLIRVLNDFRNYCVSSSSLPTDLHVTLSDIIKGAANVTDIFPYFLRYAKESYPHIDCIDDLRKISDLRHPPSWYPIARAKTRKIIFHAGPTNSGKTHHALERFMSAKSGVYCGPLKLLAVEVFNKCNSMGTYCDLLTGEERKFAKDDTSPAQHIACSVEMVNVQNVYEVAVIDEIQLLRDPSRGWAWTRALLGIAADEIHLCGEFAAIPIVQSICATTGETVEIKEYKRLTDLVVEDTALKTLAAVQPGDCIVCFNKSDIFYISQTIEKMGKQVAVIYGSLPPGTKLAQAARFNDPNDPCKILVATNAIGMGLNLHIRRVIFYSVCQPTVNEKGDKEMDIISVSSALQIAGRAGRFNTQWQCGYVTTYKSEDLAVLKKLLNGTPEKIEQVGLHPTADQIELYAYYLPNTPLSNLINIFVALSQVDDSLYFICNLEDFKFLADMIQHIPLNLRTQYVFCCAPINRKMPFVCNMFLKYARQCSKNEKITTSWLCNQINWPPKPPANISDLVHLESVFDVLDIYLWFSYRFTDLFPDGIEIREIQKELDKIIEEGVKKLKILFKKTDSDVQDGTSFMNEYQSDDGTQYSSNSGKLTNKLISEGLLTPKLLEELQQEWSEKQWKESPKYGAFKKFSKKKMIIRPAWKRR from the exons atGATTACTTTGAAACAACTAGTTATAGATCAGTTGAAACGACGCAGTAATTTTCTAATGTCATCGTTATTGAG gCAATTAGATCCCGCAGTGACAGGTTTTCCAAGCATACGGcaaaaaagtaaaaagaatGACCTAAATGTGACTTCATTGTTTCAACCTGTTCGTATTAAAACTGATCCAAGTAATACAAATGTGGGTGCTGAGCTAACTggtaaactaaataaaactgacattataataacaatgagCTCCTTTGCAAACAAAAAATCGATCAGGGATTTGGCTGCAGCACATGGATTAGATA AAGACTTCTTAATTAGAGTTTTGAACGACTTTCGAAATTACTGTGTGTCATCGTCATCATTACCAACAGATCTTCATGTCACCTTAAGTGATATTATCAAAGGAGCTGCAAATGTTACTgatatatttccatattttttacGTTATGCAAAAGAATCATATCCACACATTGATTGCATAGATGATCTCAGAAAAATCAGTGATCTTCGACATCCACCCAGTTG GTATCCTATAGCCAGGGCCaaaactagaaaaataatatttcatgctGGACCCACAAACAGTGGTAAAACTCATCATGCTCTTGAAAGATTCATGTCTGCAAAGTCTGGTGTTTACTGTGgcccattaaaattattagctgttgaagtttttaataaatgcaactCTATG GGTACATATTGTGATTTACTAAcaggagaagagagaaagttTGCAAAGGATGACACGTCTCCTGCCCAACATATAGCTTGTTCTGTAGAGATGGTGAATGTACAAAATGTGT ATGAAGTAGCTGTAATTGATGAAATTCAGTTGTTGCGTGATCCAAGTAGAGGTTGGGCATGGACAAGAGCTCTCTTAGGCATTGCTGCAGATGAAATACATTTATGTGGTGAATTTGCTGCCATACCTATT gTGCAGTCAATATGTGCAACAACAGGAGAAACTGTTGAAATTAAGGAATACAAACGTTTAACCGATCTTGTTGTGGAAGACACTGCACTTAAAACATTGGCTGCTGTTCAACCAGGAGACTGTATAGtttgtttcaataaaagtgatatattttatatatcacaAACTATTGAAAAAATGGGAAAACAAGTAGCAGTAATATATGGTAGTTTGCCACCGGGTACAAAACTCGCCCAGGCTGCCCGATTTAATGACCCAAATGATCCGTGTAAAATATTAGTGGCTACCAATGCAATAGGAATGGGTCTTAATTT ACATATTCGCAGAGTTATATTTTACTCTGTTTGTCAGCCAACTGTAAATGAAAAGGGCGACAAGGAAATGGATATAATTTCTGTATCGTCAGCGTTACAAATAGCAGGGCGTGCTGGTCGTTTTAATACACAATGGCAATGC GGCTATGTTACGACCTATAAATCGGAAGATCTCGCtgtattaaagaaattattaaatggaacCCCAGAAAAAATAGAGCAGGTTGGATTGCATCCAACTGCTGATCAAATCGAATTATACGCTTATTATTTGCCGAACACACCACTATCAAAtcttatt AATATATTTGTGGCGTTAAGTCAAGTTGATGACTCCCTTTACTTCATCTGTAATTTAgaagattttaaatttttggcTGATATGATACAACATATACCTTTAAATCTTCGTACACAATACGTATTTTGTTGCGCCcctattaatagaaaaatgccATTTGTGTGCAATATGTTCTTAAAG TATGCGCGACAGtgtagtaaaaatgaaaaaataactACTTCTTGGCTGTGTAATCAAATCAACTGGCCACCAAAACCaccagcaaatatttctgatctTGTACATTTAGAATCAGTATTCGATGTATTGGATATTTATCTTTGGTTCag cTATCGATTTACCGATTTATTTCCTGATGGAATTGAAATTAGAGAGATACAGAAAGAATTGGATAAGATTATTGAAGAAGGagtgaagaaattaaaaatactcttCAAGAAAACAG ACTCTGATGTTCAAGACGGCACATCATTTATGAATGAATATCAATCTgatg ACGGAACTCAGTATTCATCCAACTCGGgtaaattaacaaacaaattaatatcggAAGGTCTCTTAACGCCAAAGTTGTTGGAAGAATTGCAACAGGAATGGTCTGAg AAACAATGGAAAGAAAGTCCAAAGTATGGTGCTTTCAAGAAATTTAGTAAGAAGAAGATGATAATAAGACCGGCTTGGAAGCGTAGGTAG
- the Suv3 gene encoding suv3 RNA helicase isoform X1, with amino-acid sequence MITLKQLVIDQLKRRSNFLMSSLLRQLDPAVTGFPSIRQKSKKNDLNVTSLFQPVRIKTDPSNTNVGAELTGKLNKTDIIITMSSFANKKSIRDLAAAHGLDKDFLIRVLNDFRNYCVSSSSLPTDLHVTLSDIIKGAANVTDIFPYFLRYAKESYPHIDCIDDLRKISDLRHPPSWYPIARAKTRKIIFHAGPTNSGKTHHALERFMSAKSGVYCGPLKLLAVEVFNKCNSMGTYCDLLTGEERKFAKDDTSPAQHIACSVEMVNVQNVYEVAVIDEIQLLRDPSRGWAWTRALLGIAADEIHLCGEFAAIPIVQSICATTGETVEIKEYKRLTDLVVEDTALKTLAAVQPGDCIVCFNKSDIFYISQTIEKMGKQVAVIYGSLPPGTKLAQAARFNDPNDPCKILVATNAIGMGLNLHIRRVIFYSVCQPTVNEKGDKEMDIISVSSALQIAGRAGRFNTQWQCGYVTTYKSEDLAVLKKLLNGTPEKIEQVGLHPTADQIELYAYYLPNTPLSNLINIFVALSQVDDSLYFICNLEDFKFLADMIQHIPLNLRTQYVFCCAPINRKMPFVCNMFLKYARQCSKNEKITTSWLCNQINWPPKPPANISDLVHLESVFDVLDIYLWFSYRFTDLFPDGIEIREIQKELDKIIEEGVKKLKILFKKTADSDVQDGTSFMNEYQSDDGTQYSSNSGKLTNKLISEGLLTPKLLEELQQEWSEKQWKESPKYGAFKKFSKKKMIIRPAWKRR; translated from the exons atGATTACTTTGAAACAACTAGTTATAGATCAGTTGAAACGACGCAGTAATTTTCTAATGTCATCGTTATTGAG gCAATTAGATCCCGCAGTGACAGGTTTTCCAAGCATACGGcaaaaaagtaaaaagaatGACCTAAATGTGACTTCATTGTTTCAACCTGTTCGTATTAAAACTGATCCAAGTAATACAAATGTGGGTGCTGAGCTAACTggtaaactaaataaaactgacattataataacaatgagCTCCTTTGCAAACAAAAAATCGATCAGGGATTTGGCTGCAGCACATGGATTAGATA AAGACTTCTTAATTAGAGTTTTGAACGACTTTCGAAATTACTGTGTGTCATCGTCATCATTACCAACAGATCTTCATGTCACCTTAAGTGATATTATCAAAGGAGCTGCAAATGTTACTgatatatttccatattttttacGTTATGCAAAAGAATCATATCCACACATTGATTGCATAGATGATCTCAGAAAAATCAGTGATCTTCGACATCCACCCAGTTG GTATCCTATAGCCAGGGCCaaaactagaaaaataatatttcatgctGGACCCACAAACAGTGGTAAAACTCATCATGCTCTTGAAAGATTCATGTCTGCAAAGTCTGGTGTTTACTGTGgcccattaaaattattagctgttgaagtttttaataaatgcaactCTATG GGTACATATTGTGATTTACTAAcaggagaagagagaaagttTGCAAAGGATGACACGTCTCCTGCCCAACATATAGCTTGTTCTGTAGAGATGGTGAATGTACAAAATGTGT ATGAAGTAGCTGTAATTGATGAAATTCAGTTGTTGCGTGATCCAAGTAGAGGTTGGGCATGGACAAGAGCTCTCTTAGGCATTGCTGCAGATGAAATACATTTATGTGGTGAATTTGCTGCCATACCTATT gTGCAGTCAATATGTGCAACAACAGGAGAAACTGTTGAAATTAAGGAATACAAACGTTTAACCGATCTTGTTGTGGAAGACACTGCACTTAAAACATTGGCTGCTGTTCAACCAGGAGACTGTATAGtttgtttcaataaaagtgatatattttatatatcacaAACTATTGAAAAAATGGGAAAACAAGTAGCAGTAATATATGGTAGTTTGCCACCGGGTACAAAACTCGCCCAGGCTGCCCGATTTAATGACCCAAATGATCCGTGTAAAATATTAGTGGCTACCAATGCAATAGGAATGGGTCTTAATTT ACATATTCGCAGAGTTATATTTTACTCTGTTTGTCAGCCAACTGTAAATGAAAAGGGCGACAAGGAAATGGATATAATTTCTGTATCGTCAGCGTTACAAATAGCAGGGCGTGCTGGTCGTTTTAATACACAATGGCAATGC GGCTATGTTACGACCTATAAATCGGAAGATCTCGCtgtattaaagaaattattaaatggaacCCCAGAAAAAATAGAGCAGGTTGGATTGCATCCAACTGCTGATCAAATCGAATTATACGCTTATTATTTGCCGAACACACCACTATCAAAtcttatt AATATATTTGTGGCGTTAAGTCAAGTTGATGACTCCCTTTACTTCATCTGTAATTTAgaagattttaaatttttggcTGATATGATACAACATATACCTTTAAATCTTCGTACACAATACGTATTTTGTTGCGCCcctattaatagaaaaatgccATTTGTGTGCAATATGTTCTTAAAG TATGCGCGACAGtgtagtaaaaatgaaaaaataactACTTCTTGGCTGTGTAATCAAATCAACTGGCCACCAAAACCaccagcaaatatttctgatctTGTACATTTAGAATCAGTATTCGATGTATTGGATATTTATCTTTGGTTCag cTATCGATTTACCGATTTATTTCCTGATGGAATTGAAATTAGAGAGATACAGAAAGAATTGGATAAGATTATTGAAGAAGGagtgaagaaattaaaaatactcttCAAGAAAACAG CAGACTCTGATGTTCAAGACGGCACATCATTTATGAATGAATATCAATCTgatg ACGGAACTCAGTATTCATCCAACTCGGgtaaattaacaaacaaattaatatcggAAGGTCTCTTAACGCCAAAGTTGTTGGAAGAATTGCAACAGGAATGGTCTGAg AAACAATGGAAAGAAAGTCCAAAGTATGGTGCTTTCAAGAAATTTAGTAAGAAGAAGATGATAATAAGACCGGCTTGGAAGCGTAGGTAG
- the Suv3 gene encoding suv3 RNA helicase isoform X3, which produces MITLKQLVIDQLKRRSNFLMSSLLRQLDPAVTGFPSIRQKSKKNDLNVTSLFQPVRIKTDPSNTNVGAELTGKLNKTDIIITMSSFANKKSIRDLAAAHGLDNFLIRVLNDFRNYCVSSSSLPTDLHVTLSDIIKGAANVTDIFPYFLRYAKESYPHIDCIDDLRKISDLRHPPSWYPIARAKTRKIIFHAGPTNSGKTHHALERFMSAKSGVYCGPLKLLAVEVFNKCNSMGTYCDLLTGEERKFAKDDTSPAQHIACSVEMVNVQNVYEVAVIDEIQLLRDPSRGWAWTRALLGIAADEIHLCGEFAAIPIVQSICATTGETVEIKEYKRLTDLVVEDTALKTLAAVQPGDCIVCFNKSDIFYISQTIEKMGKQVAVIYGSLPPGTKLAQAARFNDPNDPCKILVATNAIGMGLNLHIRRVIFYSVCQPTVNEKGDKEMDIISVSSALQIAGRAGRFNTQWQCGYVTTYKSEDLAVLKKLLNGTPEKIEQVGLHPTADQIELYAYYLPNTPLSNLINIFVALSQVDDSLYFICNLEDFKFLADMIQHIPLNLRTQYVFCCAPINRKMPFVCNMFLKYARQCSKNEKITTSWLCNQINWPPKPPANISDLVHLESVFDVLDIYLWFSYRFTDLFPDGIEIREIQKELDKIIEEGVKKLKILFKKTADSDVQDGTSFMNEYQSDDGTQYSSNSGKLTNKLISEGLLTPKLLEELQQEWSEKQWKESPKYGAFKKFSKKKMIIRPAWKRR; this is translated from the exons atGATTACTTTGAAACAACTAGTTATAGATCAGTTGAAACGACGCAGTAATTTTCTAATGTCATCGTTATTGAG gCAATTAGATCCCGCAGTGACAGGTTTTCCAAGCATACGGcaaaaaagtaaaaagaatGACCTAAATGTGACTTCATTGTTTCAACCTGTTCGTATTAAAACTGATCCAAGTAATACAAATGTGGGTGCTGAGCTAACTggtaaactaaataaaactgacattataataacaatgagCTCCTTTGCAAACAAAAAATCGATCAGGGATTTGGCTGCAGCACATGGATTAGATA ACTTCTTAATTAGAGTTTTGAACGACTTTCGAAATTACTGTGTGTCATCGTCATCATTACCAACAGATCTTCATGTCACCTTAAGTGATATTATCAAAGGAGCTGCAAATGTTACTgatatatttccatattttttacGTTATGCAAAAGAATCATATCCACACATTGATTGCATAGATGATCTCAGAAAAATCAGTGATCTTCGACATCCACCCAGTTG GTATCCTATAGCCAGGGCCaaaactagaaaaataatatttcatgctGGACCCACAAACAGTGGTAAAACTCATCATGCTCTTGAAAGATTCATGTCTGCAAAGTCTGGTGTTTACTGTGgcccattaaaattattagctgttgaagtttttaataaatgcaactCTATG GGTACATATTGTGATTTACTAAcaggagaagagagaaagttTGCAAAGGATGACACGTCTCCTGCCCAACATATAGCTTGTTCTGTAGAGATGGTGAATGTACAAAATGTGT ATGAAGTAGCTGTAATTGATGAAATTCAGTTGTTGCGTGATCCAAGTAGAGGTTGGGCATGGACAAGAGCTCTCTTAGGCATTGCTGCAGATGAAATACATTTATGTGGTGAATTTGCTGCCATACCTATT gTGCAGTCAATATGTGCAACAACAGGAGAAACTGTTGAAATTAAGGAATACAAACGTTTAACCGATCTTGTTGTGGAAGACACTGCACTTAAAACATTGGCTGCTGTTCAACCAGGAGACTGTATAGtttgtttcaataaaagtgatatattttatatatcacaAACTATTGAAAAAATGGGAAAACAAGTAGCAGTAATATATGGTAGTTTGCCACCGGGTACAAAACTCGCCCAGGCTGCCCGATTTAATGACCCAAATGATCCGTGTAAAATATTAGTGGCTACCAATGCAATAGGAATGGGTCTTAATTT ACATATTCGCAGAGTTATATTTTACTCTGTTTGTCAGCCAACTGTAAATGAAAAGGGCGACAAGGAAATGGATATAATTTCTGTATCGTCAGCGTTACAAATAGCAGGGCGTGCTGGTCGTTTTAATACACAATGGCAATGC GGCTATGTTACGACCTATAAATCGGAAGATCTCGCtgtattaaagaaattattaaatggaacCCCAGAAAAAATAGAGCAGGTTGGATTGCATCCAACTGCTGATCAAATCGAATTATACGCTTATTATTTGCCGAACACACCACTATCAAAtcttatt AATATATTTGTGGCGTTAAGTCAAGTTGATGACTCCCTTTACTTCATCTGTAATTTAgaagattttaaatttttggcTGATATGATACAACATATACCTTTAAATCTTCGTACACAATACGTATTTTGTTGCGCCcctattaatagaaaaatgccATTTGTGTGCAATATGTTCTTAAAG TATGCGCGACAGtgtagtaaaaatgaaaaaataactACTTCTTGGCTGTGTAATCAAATCAACTGGCCACCAAAACCaccagcaaatatttctgatctTGTACATTTAGAATCAGTATTCGATGTATTGGATATTTATCTTTGGTTCag cTATCGATTTACCGATTTATTTCCTGATGGAATTGAAATTAGAGAGATACAGAAAGAATTGGATAAGATTATTGAAGAAGGagtgaagaaattaaaaatactcttCAAGAAAACAG CAGACTCTGATGTTCAAGACGGCACATCATTTATGAATGAATATCAATCTgatg ACGGAACTCAGTATTCATCCAACTCGGgtaaattaacaaacaaattaatatcggAAGGTCTCTTAACGCCAAAGTTGTTGGAAGAATTGCAACAGGAATGGTCTGAg AAACAATGGAAAGAAAGTCCAAAGTATGGTGCTTTCAAGAAATTTAGTAAGAAGAAGATGATAATAAGACCGGCTTGGAAGCGTAGGTAG
- the Suv3 gene encoding suv3 RNA helicase isoform X4, with protein sequence MISEKSVIFDIHPVGNDQHYFWYPIARAKTRKIIFHAGPTNSGKTHHALERFMSAKSGVYCGPLKLLAVEVFNKCNSMGTYCDLLTGEERKFAKDDTSPAQHIACSVEMVNVQNVYEVAVIDEIQLLRDPSRGWAWTRALLGIAADEIHLCGEFAAIPIVQSICATTGETVEIKEYKRLTDLVVEDTALKTLAAVQPGDCIVCFNKSDIFYISQTIEKMGKQVAVIYGSLPPGTKLAQAARFNDPNDPCKILVATNAIGMGLNLHIRRVIFYSVCQPTVNEKGDKEMDIISVSSALQIAGRAGRFNTQWQCGYVTTYKSEDLAVLKKLLNGTPEKIEQVGLHPTADQIELYAYYLPNTPLSNLINIFVALSQVDDSLYFICNLEDFKFLADMIQHIPLNLRTQYVFCCAPINRKMPFVCNMFLKYARQCSKNEKITTSWLCNQINWPPKPPANISDLVHLESVFDVLDIYLWFSYRFTDLFPDGIEIREIQKELDKIIEEGVKKLKILFKKTADSDVQDGTSFMNEYQSDDGTQYSSNSGKLTNKLISEGLLTPKLLEELQQEWSEKQWKESPKYGAFKKFSKKKMIIRPAWKRR encoded by the exons ATGATCTCAGAAAAATCAGTGATCTTCGACATCCACCCAGTTGGTAACGATCAGCATTATTTTTG GTATCCTATAGCCAGGGCCaaaactagaaaaataatatttcatgctGGACCCACAAACAGTGGTAAAACTCATCATGCTCTTGAAAGATTCATGTCTGCAAAGTCTGGTGTTTACTGTGgcccattaaaattattagctgttgaagtttttaataaatgcaactCTATG GGTACATATTGTGATTTACTAAcaggagaagagagaaagttTGCAAAGGATGACACGTCTCCTGCCCAACATATAGCTTGTTCTGTAGAGATGGTGAATGTACAAAATGTGT ATGAAGTAGCTGTAATTGATGAAATTCAGTTGTTGCGTGATCCAAGTAGAGGTTGGGCATGGACAAGAGCTCTCTTAGGCATTGCTGCAGATGAAATACATTTATGTGGTGAATTTGCTGCCATACCTATT gTGCAGTCAATATGTGCAACAACAGGAGAAACTGTTGAAATTAAGGAATACAAACGTTTAACCGATCTTGTTGTGGAAGACACTGCACTTAAAACATTGGCTGCTGTTCAACCAGGAGACTGTATAGtttgtttcaataaaagtgatatattttatatatcacaAACTATTGAAAAAATGGGAAAACAAGTAGCAGTAATATATGGTAGTTTGCCACCGGGTACAAAACTCGCCCAGGCTGCCCGATTTAATGACCCAAATGATCCGTGTAAAATATTAGTGGCTACCAATGCAATAGGAATGGGTCTTAATTT ACATATTCGCAGAGTTATATTTTACTCTGTTTGTCAGCCAACTGTAAATGAAAAGGGCGACAAGGAAATGGATATAATTTCTGTATCGTCAGCGTTACAAATAGCAGGGCGTGCTGGTCGTTTTAATACACAATGGCAATGC GGCTATGTTACGACCTATAAATCGGAAGATCTCGCtgtattaaagaaattattaaatggaacCCCAGAAAAAATAGAGCAGGTTGGATTGCATCCAACTGCTGATCAAATCGAATTATACGCTTATTATTTGCCGAACACACCACTATCAAAtcttatt AATATATTTGTGGCGTTAAGTCAAGTTGATGACTCCCTTTACTTCATCTGTAATTTAgaagattttaaatttttggcTGATATGATACAACATATACCTTTAAATCTTCGTACACAATACGTATTTTGTTGCGCCcctattaatagaaaaatgccATTTGTGTGCAATATGTTCTTAAAG TATGCGCGACAGtgtagtaaaaatgaaaaaataactACTTCTTGGCTGTGTAATCAAATCAACTGGCCACCAAAACCaccagcaaatatttctgatctTGTACATTTAGAATCAGTATTCGATGTATTGGATATTTATCTTTGGTTCag cTATCGATTTACCGATTTATTTCCTGATGGAATTGAAATTAGAGAGATACAGAAAGAATTGGATAAGATTATTGAAGAAGGagtgaagaaattaaaaatactcttCAAGAAAACAG CAGACTCTGATGTTCAAGACGGCACATCATTTATGAATGAATATCAATCTgatg ACGGAACTCAGTATTCATCCAACTCGGgtaaattaacaaacaaattaatatcggAAGGTCTCTTAACGCCAAAGTTGTTGGAAGAATTGCAACAGGAATGGTCTGAg AAACAATGGAAAGAAAGTCCAAAGTATGGTGCTTTCAAGAAATTTAGTAAGAAGAAGATGATAATAAGACCGGCTTGGAAGCGTAGGTAG
- the Suv3 gene encoding suv3 RNA helicase isoform X5 — MQLYGEERKFAKDDTSPAQHIACSVEMVNVQNVYEVAVIDEIQLLRDPSRGWAWTRALLGIAADEIHLCGEFAAIPIVQSICATTGETVEIKEYKRLTDLVVEDTALKTLAAVQPGDCIVCFNKSDIFYISQTIEKMGKQVAVIYGSLPPGTKLAQAARFNDPNDPCKILVATNAIGMGLNLHIRRVIFYSVCQPTVNEKGDKEMDIISVSSALQIAGRAGRFNTQWQCGYVTTYKSEDLAVLKKLLNGTPEKIEQVGLHPTADQIELYAYYLPNTPLSNLINIFVALSQVDDSLYFICNLEDFKFLADMIQHIPLNLRTQYVFCCAPINRKMPFVCNMFLKYARQCSKNEKITTSWLCNQINWPPKPPANISDLVHLESVFDVLDIYLWFSYRFTDLFPDGIEIREIQKELDKIIEEGVKKLKILFKKTADSDVQDGTSFMNEYQSDDGTQYSSNSGKLTNKLISEGLLTPKLLEELQQEWSEKQWKESPKYGAFKKFSKKKMIIRPAWKRR; from the exons atgcaactCTATG gagaagagagaaagttTGCAAAGGATGACACGTCTCCTGCCCAACATATAGCTTGTTCTGTAGAGATGGTGAATGTACAAAATGTGT ATGAAGTAGCTGTAATTGATGAAATTCAGTTGTTGCGTGATCCAAGTAGAGGTTGGGCATGGACAAGAGCTCTCTTAGGCATTGCTGCAGATGAAATACATTTATGTGGTGAATTTGCTGCCATACCTATT gTGCAGTCAATATGTGCAACAACAGGAGAAACTGTTGAAATTAAGGAATACAAACGTTTAACCGATCTTGTTGTGGAAGACACTGCACTTAAAACATTGGCTGCTGTTCAACCAGGAGACTGTATAGtttgtttcaataaaagtgatatattttatatatcacaAACTATTGAAAAAATGGGAAAACAAGTAGCAGTAATATATGGTAGTTTGCCACCGGGTACAAAACTCGCCCAGGCTGCCCGATTTAATGACCCAAATGATCCGTGTAAAATATTAGTGGCTACCAATGCAATAGGAATGGGTCTTAATTT ACATATTCGCAGAGTTATATTTTACTCTGTTTGTCAGCCAACTGTAAATGAAAAGGGCGACAAGGAAATGGATATAATTTCTGTATCGTCAGCGTTACAAATAGCAGGGCGTGCTGGTCGTTTTAATACACAATGGCAATGC GGCTATGTTACGACCTATAAATCGGAAGATCTCGCtgtattaaagaaattattaaatggaacCCCAGAAAAAATAGAGCAGGTTGGATTGCATCCAACTGCTGATCAAATCGAATTATACGCTTATTATTTGCCGAACACACCACTATCAAAtcttatt AATATATTTGTGGCGTTAAGTCAAGTTGATGACTCCCTTTACTTCATCTGTAATTTAgaagattttaaatttttggcTGATATGATACAACATATACCTTTAAATCTTCGTACACAATACGTATTTTGTTGCGCCcctattaatagaaaaatgccATTTGTGTGCAATATGTTCTTAAAG TATGCGCGACAGtgtagtaaaaatgaaaaaataactACTTCTTGGCTGTGTAATCAAATCAACTGGCCACCAAAACCaccagcaaatatttctgatctTGTACATTTAGAATCAGTATTCGATGTATTGGATATTTATCTTTGGTTCag cTATCGATTTACCGATTTATTTCCTGATGGAATTGAAATTAGAGAGATACAGAAAGAATTGGATAAGATTATTGAAGAAGGagtgaagaaattaaaaatactcttCAAGAAAACAG CAGACTCTGATGTTCAAGACGGCACATCATTTATGAATGAATATCAATCTgatg ACGGAACTCAGTATTCATCCAACTCGGgtaaattaacaaacaaattaatatcggAAGGTCTCTTAACGCCAAAGTTGTTGGAAGAATTGCAACAGGAATGGTCTGAg AAACAATGGAAAGAAAGTCCAAAGTATGGTGCTTTCAAGAAATTTAGTAAGAAGAAGATGATAATAAGACCGGCTTGGAAGCGTAGGTAG